The following proteins are co-located in the Dehalococcoides mccartyi 195 genome:
- a CDS encoding cob(I)yrinic acid a,c-diamide adenosyltransferase, which translates to MNDTPQTAKYHTGLVQIFTGDGRGKTSAALGTVMRASGYGLKAYIVFFLKGLHEGGEYNSLKRLPGIDYAIFGRSDFMGPQYTTQADLDYARQALAEAKKVILSGEYDVVMLDEINTASAWKLINVEDVVELVKSKPEKVELILTGRHADTRLVVLADQVTELVNRKHPFEKGVDARQGIDY; encoded by the coding sequence GTGAATGATACCCCACAAACGGCTAAGTACCATACAGGTCTTGTTCAGATATTTACCGGAGACGGCCGGGGCAAAACCTCGGCGGCTCTGGGTACAGTTATGCGGGCATCCGGTTACGGACTAAAGGCCTACATAGTCTTTTTCTTAAAGGGCCTTCACGAAGGCGGCGAATACAATTCGCTGAAGCGGCTGCCGGGGATAGATTACGCTATTTTCGGCCGGAGTGATTTTATGGGGCCGCAGTATACCACTCAGGCAGATTTGGACTACGCCCGACAGGCCTTAGCGGAAGCAAAGAAGGTGATTTTAAGCGGTGAATATGATGTAGTCATGCTGGACGAAATAAACACCGCCTCTGCCTGGAAGCTTATAAATGTAGAAGATGTGGTTGAACTGGTAAAATCCAAACCGGAAAAAGTGGAACTGATACTCACCGGACGCCATGCGGATACCCGTCTGGTAGTGCTGGCAGACCAGGTAACCGAACTGGTGAACCGTAAACACCCCTTTGAAAAAGGAGTGGATGCAAGACAGGGGATAGATTACTAA
- the cbiB gene encoding adenosylcobinamide-phosphate synthase CbiB: protein METVYIIVLALALDLLLGEYPAPLHPVVWLGKFISFLNRFSPSHSPKIQFIYGAFLSILTVSISFAAVFFILGYLKDFNTLLYIIAGGLMLKPAFCLRKQWTIALKIKKLLGNNSNSVPPKELETLIGTVPHTQEGLSRKDIVSASIRSISENASDFFVAPLFYFIFLGVPGAFAYRAINTLDSMIGYHGQYEYLGKFAARLDDTANFIPARLTALLFVIGAFILRQNPKRALHSAVADHARTTSPNAGWPMAAMAGAIGISLEKANCYTIGKPLHPLSDTDLSVAVRLYKASMFIWAGICIAIAWI from the coding sequence GTGGAAACTGTATATATAATTGTGCTTGCCCTTGCCTTAGACCTGTTACTGGGTGAATATCCCGCACCTCTTCACCCGGTAGTTTGGCTTGGCAAATTTATATCCTTTCTTAACCGCTTCAGTCCTTCACACAGTCCTAAAATCCAGTTTATTTACGGGGCATTTCTAAGCATACTGACCGTGAGTATATCTTTTGCAGCCGTATTTTTCATTTTGGGGTATCTCAAAGATTTTAATACCCTGCTTTATATAATTGCGGGTGGGCTTATGCTTAAACCCGCCTTTTGCCTGCGCAAGCAATGGACAATAGCCTTGAAAATAAAAAAACTGCTGGGGAATAATAGCAACAGTGTACCCCCTAAAGAATTGGAAACACTGATAGGTACCGTCCCGCATACTCAAGAAGGCCTCAGCCGCAAAGACATTGTTTCCGCTTCCATACGTTCCATTTCGGAAAACGCCAGCGATTTTTTTGTAGCTCCCCTCTTTTACTTTATATTTTTGGGCGTACCCGGGGCTTTTGCCTACCGGGCTATAAATACACTGGACAGCATGATAGGTTATCATGGCCAGTACGAATACTTGGGGAAATTTGCCGCCCGGTTGGATGACACAGCTAATTTTATCCCAGCCCGCCTGACCGCCCTGCTTTTTGTAATAGGAGCATTTATTCTTCGGCAAAACCCCAAACGGGCACTACACTCTGCCGTCGCAGACCATGCCAGAACTACCTCCCCTAACGCAGGCTGGCCTATGGCTGCCATGGCCGGAGCAATTGGTATTTCGCTGGAAAAGGCTAACTGCTACACTATAGGTAAGCCGCTTCACCCGCTAAGTGACACAGACCTGAGTGTTGCCGTCAGGCTGTATAAAGCCAGTATGTTTATCTGGGCAGGTATATGCATAGCCATTGCCTGGATATAA
- a CDS encoding radical SAM protein: MTANSHTPRIMPDRQANPDMTNVYHIAYAPGIKKAYLFHWNCNLKCRGCLCKKEINCLALEENLDVVARDPHLAPPRGPESFLSLNGIMETLRKVELKEVLFEGQEATIDPHFAEICRRLKAEFGVYITLNTNGLKLPDLSNVDEVVFSLKAVTPELYLDYTEVPNTRMLENFENIFRSGKKLRAEMVFIPGYIDIAETEVIAKHIASLSRDIPLRIDAYFECGDNTWRRATPEEMRQAVAAAKKHLNTVTCTQQTTDNLDKKDLFFEVKRLF, from the coding sequence ATGACTGCAAATTCTCATACCCCGCGCATTATGCCTGACCGCCAAGCCAACCCGGATATGACAAATGTCTATCATATAGCTTATGCACCGGGTATTAAAAAAGCGTATCTGTTTCACTGGAATTGCAATCTAAAATGCCGCGGCTGTCTTTGTAAAAAGGAAATCAACTGCCTGGCTCTGGAAGAAAATCTGGATGTAGTTGCCCGTGACCCTCATCTAGCCCCGCCCCGTGGTCCTGAATCGTTCCTTAGCCTGAACGGAATTATGGAAACACTGCGCAAAGTGGAGCTCAAAGAGGTTCTGTTTGAAGGTCAGGAAGCCACCATAGACCCCCATTTTGCCGAAATATGCCGCCGTCTCAAAGCTGAGTTTGGTGTTTATATAACCTTAAATACCAACGGGCTGAAACTACCTGACCTTTCCAACGTAGATGAAGTAGTTTTCAGCCTGAAGGCAGTTACCCCGGAACTCTATCTGGACTATACCGAAGTACCCAATACCAGAATGCTGGAAAATTTTGAAAATATTTTCCGTTCAGGCAAGAAACTGCGGGCTGAAATGGTATTTATCCCCGGCTATATAGATATAGCTGAAACAGAGGTCATTGCCAAACATATTGCCAGTCTCAGCCGGGATATTCCCCTCAGGATAGACGCCTATTTTGAATGCGGTGATAATACCTGGCGGAGAGCCACCCCGGAAGAAATGCGTCAGGCAGTAGCTGCGGCCAAAAAACACCTTAATACCGTGACCTGCACCCAGCAAACTACCGACAATCTGGATAAAAAAGACCTTTTCTTTGAGGTAAAACGGCTATTCTAA
- a CDS encoding glycosyltransferase, translating into MISVVLPACNEEKFLPRSLDSLCRQDFGSYEVIVVVNGSTDKTALVARKYPVKILHCEKHSAFYARQIGAEAASGEIIVQADADTIYPPDWLSLIYADFKRQPSAVVVAVAGVYKYADPPWWAFLEYFLRLVCNTYTRLFHGRPMLISGANFAFKRHVFERIGGYHVSAFSADQYDISTRLSRQGKVLLDRRLIALTSARRVKKPFLRILRDVFNNIAMVTGWVLEHISQFFRSLYRSPSFFHSVKNTLPILGLVGILFWGYASPSSQLFGKVYFEGDGQGKNIALTFEDGPSPEYTGAILDILDKYNIKATFFVVGKQVEVYPELTREILERGHILGNHSYSHDANHALSDFGSKDMLRCAEVICQYTGITPCLYRPPYGKSSPWELSATKEMNMITVNWSYAVEGDSLAETDNAVSKVLDEINPGCILLLHDGYGIDSNSLESDCQLTLKVLDSLISNLLKQGYNFVTVPVLLGTNAYS; encoded by the coding sequence ATGATCAGTGTTGTATTACCTGCATGCAATGAAGAGAAATTTCTTCCCCGCAGTCTTGACAGCCTGTGCCGGCAAGATTTCGGCAGTTATGAAGTTATCGTAGTAGTAAACGGCAGCACCGACAAAACCGCCCTGGTTGCCCGTAAATACCCCGTAAAGATACTGCACTGCGAGAAACACAGTGCCTTTTATGCCCGGCAAATAGGTGCGGAAGCTGCTTCAGGTGAAATAATAGTTCAGGCAGATGCTGACACCATCTACCCGCCGGACTGGCTTTCCCTTATCTATGCGGATTTCAAACGCCAGCCTTCTGCCGTAGTCGTAGCCGTAGCCGGGGTTTACAAATATGCTGACCCGCCTTGGTGGGCATTTCTGGAGTATTTTCTGCGGCTGGTATGCAATACCTATACCCGGCTGTTTCATGGCCGCCCTATGCTCATTTCAGGGGCGAATTTTGCCTTTAAACGCCACGTATTTGAAAGAATAGGCGGATACCACGTAAGTGCCTTTTCAGCAGACCAATATGATATCTCCACCCGCTTAAGCAGACAGGGCAAAGTCCTCCTGGACCGCCGCCTGATAGCCCTTACCTCTGCCCGGAGGGTCAAAAAACCGTTCCTCAGGATACTGCGGGATGTATTTAATAATATTGCTATGGTAACCGGCTGGGTATTAGAGCATATAAGCCAGTTTTTCCGCAGCCTGTACCGCAGTCCCAGCTTTTTTCATTCAGTCAAAAATACCTTACCCATACTAGGCTTAGTAGGCATACTCTTCTGGGGGTATGCCAGCCCTTCGTCACAGCTGTTCGGCAAAGTTTATTTTGAGGGTGACGGTCAGGGTAAAAATATTGCCCTGACGTTTGAGGACGGCCCCAGCCCCGAATATACCGGCGCAATCCTGGACATACTAGATAAGTACAATATAAAGGCAACCTTTTTTGTGGTGGGCAAACAGGTGGAAGTTTACCCTGAACTAACCAGGGAAATACTTGAACGCGGGCATATACTGGGTAACCACTCTTACAGCCATGATGCCAACCATGCCCTGTCTGATTTCGGTTCAAAAGATATGCTAAGGTGTGCCGAAGTCATCTGCCAATATACCGGCATTACTCCCTGTTTGTACCGCCCGCCATATGGGAAAAGCTCCCCCTGGGAACTGTCGGCTACTAAGGAAATGAATATGATAACGGTCAACTGGAGCTATGCGGTAGAGGGTGACAGTCTGGCCGAAACTGACAACGCCGTTTCCAAGGTACTTGATGAAATAAACCCCGGCTGTATTCTGCTGCTCCATGACGGATACGGCATAGACTCCA
- a CDS encoding carbon-nitrogen hydrolase family protein: MTETFKVAMLHIEPKTADIEANRTLISNSLRKAALAGVKWVLTPEMAVSGYFFEEVIGTKWISPQPDRWLTEIMELCKSLDIGVFLSYPERELSSGKCYNCLFAINRKGELAGKHAKIEVHPGAEEGWSSPGNSLSVFEMDGCKLGMLICADTYDGKHAGILAGQGAKLIIAAAAWGSKYPPEERWKKRTVETGLPLWVCNRTGREKQVDFTQARSVVVEDGVEKLVYIGEKSAMLVFDFDPGSKRTLSQTFRIIDIP; this comes from the coding sequence ATGACTGAAACATTTAAAGTAGCCATGCTGCATATAGAGCCCAAAACCGCAGATATTGAAGCCAACCGTACCCTAATTTCAAATTCCCTCCGCAAAGCCGCTCTGGCCGGGGTAAAATGGGTGCTGACCCCTGAAATGGCCGTCTCAGGCTATTTTTTTGAAGAAGTCATAGGCACAAAATGGATATCTCCCCAGCCCGACCGGTGGCTGACAGAAATAATGGAGTTATGTAAATCTCTGGATATAGGGGTATTCCTCTCCTACCCGGAAAGAGAGCTCTCCAGCGGTAAATGCTATAACTGCTTGTTTGCCATAAACCGTAAAGGCGAACTGGCAGGCAAACACGCTAAAATAGAAGTACACCCCGGTGCGGAGGAAGGCTGGTCAAGCCCCGGAAACAGCCTTTCAGTCTTTGAGATGGACGGGTGCAAGCTGGGTATGCTTATCTGTGCGGACACTTATGACGGCAAACATGCCGGGATACTTGCCGGGCAGGGTGCAAAGCTTATTATTGCGGCGGCAGCCTGGGGCAGTAAATACCCGCCGGAGGAGCGCTGGAAGAAACGCACGGTTGAAACAGGTCTGCCCCTCTGGGTGTGCAACCGTACAGGCCGGGAAAAGCAGGTTGATTTCACTCAGGCCAGAAGCGTGGTAGTTGAAGACGGGGTTGAAAAGCTGGTTTATATAGGGGAGAAATCAGCTATGCTTGTTTTTGACTTTGACCCCGGCTCTAAAAGAACACTAAGCCAGACCTTCAGGATTATTGATATACCTTAG
- the cysK gene encoding cysteine synthase A has protein sequence MDNITPEHNKHTNQNIAPDITKLIGNTPLVRLNRIGSGLKAEIVLKLESFNPTHSAKDRPALHMIEKAEQEGKLRPGSIIIESTSGNTGIALAAVCAARGYRLMLTMPESFSLERRRLLRLLGAELVLTPKELGMQGALEKAAELKNKLPETFIPGQFVNPANPESHCQTTAAEIWRDTNGKVDILIAGVGTGGTLSGTAKGLKAVKPSVQIIAVEPVESPVLSGGEPHPHLIQGIGAGFIPRILSVELIDKVIQVPGEEAVKMALRLAREEGIMAGISSGAALWAALETAKQGENCGKLIVAIMPDSGERYLSSLPLGD, from the coding sequence ATGGATAATATAACGCCTGAGCATAATAAACATACCAACCAAAATATCGCTCCGGATATTACTAAACTTATAGGCAATACCCCGCTGGTGCGTCTGAACAGGATAGGCAGCGGGCTGAAAGCCGAAATTGTGCTGAAACTGGAATCATTTAATCCCACCCACAGTGCCAAAGACCGCCCCGCCCTGCATATGATAGAAAAGGCCGAGCAGGAAGGCAAGCTTCGCCCCGGAAGCATCATAATAGAATCCACCAGCGGCAATACCGGAATAGCCCTTGCCGCGGTTTGTGCCGCCAGAGGCTACCGCCTGATGCTGACCATGCCTGAAAGCTTCTCACTGGAAAGAAGGCGTTTGCTCCGCCTGCTGGGGGCGGAACTGGTACTTACCCCGAAAGAACTTGGTATGCAGGGGGCTCTGGAAAAAGCAGCCGAACTCAAAAACAAGCTCCCAGAGACTTTTATACCCGGCCAGTTTGTAAATCCGGCTAATCCGGAAAGCCACTGCCAGACTACTGCCGCAGAAATCTGGCGGGATACAAACGGCAAAGTAGATATACTGATAGCGGGCGTAGGCACAGGCGGCACTCTAAGCGGCACAGCCAAAGGCCTAAAAGCAGTCAAACCTTCGGTACAGATAATAGCGGTAGAACCGGTCGAATCACCGGTACTTTCAGGCGGAGAACCCCACCCCCATCTTATTCAGGGCATAGGGGCAGGCTTTATACCCCGCATACTTTCCGTGGAACTGATAGACAAAGTCATACAGGTGCCCGGAGAAGAAGCAGTGAAAATGGCACTCCGCCTGGCGCGTGAAGAGGGTATTATGGCGGGTATTTCATCCGGGGCAGCACTCTGGGCAGCGCTGGAAACAGCTAAACAGGGCGAAAACTGCGGCAAGCTTATTGTAGCCATTATGCCTGACAGCGGCGAACGCTATTTATCCAGCCTGCCGCTGGGTGACTGA